A single window of Gavia stellata isolate bGavSte3 chromosome 14, bGavSte3.hap2, whole genome shotgun sequence DNA harbors:
- the CHMP1B gene encoding charged multivesicular body protein 1b, which yields MSNMEKHLFNLKFAAKELNRNSKKCDKEEKAEKAKIKKAIQKGNMEVARIHAENAIRQKNQAINFLRMSARVDAVAARVQTAVTMGKVTKSMAGVVKSMDATLKSMNLEKISALMDKFEHQFETLDVQTQQMEDTMSNTTTLTTPQNQVDMLLQEMADEAGLDLNMELPQGQTGSVGTSVASAEQDELSQRLARLRDQV from the exons ATGTCCAACATGGAGA AACATCTGTTTAATTTGAAGTTCGCTGCAAAGGAACTCAACAGGAACTCAAAAAAATgtgacaaagaagaaaaggctgagaaagctAAAATTAAGAAG gcAATTCAGAAGGGTAACATGGAAGTCGCAAGAATACATGCGGAAAACGCAATCCGCCAGAAGAATCAAGCCATCAATTTCTTGCGCATGAGTGCCAGGGTAGATGCTGTAGCAGCAAGAGTTCAGACTGCAGTGACAATGGGCAAA GTAACGAAGTCGATGGCAGGGGTAGTTAAGTCTATGGATGCCACGCTGAAGAGCATGAACTTGGAAAAG ATATCTGCACTAATGGATAAATTTGAGCATCAGTTTGAAACCCTAGATGTTCAGACACAACAGATGGAAGACACAATGAGCAACACTACTACGCTAACAACGCCACAA AACCAAGTGGATATGCTTCTACAGGAAATGGCAGATGAAGCAGG TCTTGATCTGAACATGGAACTACCTCAAGGACAGACAGGCTCTGTTGGTACAAGCGTTGCCTCAGCAGAACAG GATGAGCTGTCACAGAGACTGGCCCGCCTACGCGATCAAGTTTAA